The following coding sequences lie in one Candidatus Methylomirabilis sp. genomic window:
- the moeB gene encoding molybdopterin-synthase adenylyltransferase MoeB: MNGYRGMEVSEVGQSAEGDRNAAIRVYIPTPYRGLTQNQPLVEGRGDDLVELLEDLETRFPGIHKHVFDQMGELHRHLNVYVNNVGVEELGGKRTALKDGDEVALIPAMAGGGIPFNEEQIRRYSRHIILPEVGGKGQRKLLNSSALLVGAGGLGSPAALYLAAAGVGRLGIIDADVVDLSNLQRQILHHMDDVGRPKVVSAVEAIGQINPDVKVEPIQAVLSSANAKEVISQYDLVVNGCDNFPTRYLVNDACVFLKKPLVDGSIFKFEGQVTVFVPGHGCYRCLYPAPPPPGLVPSCQEAGVLGVLCGIVGSLQAIEAIKLLLGIGDSLAGRLLFFDSLGMEFRQVKVRRASDCPVCGDDPTITDLIDYHEFCGVPGGGH; the protein is encoded by the coding sequence ATGAATGGCTATCGTGGCATGGAGGTCTCTGAAGTAGGGCAATCGGCGGAGGGCGACCGCAATGCGGCGATCCGTGTCTACATCCCAACCCCGTATCGAGGACTGACTCAGAATCAGCCCCTTGTCGAGGGACGAGGGGACGATCTGGTGGAGCTTCTGGAGGATCTGGAGACGCGCTTTCCAGGGATTCATAAGCATGTGTTTGATCAGATGGGCGAACTCCACCGTCATCTCAATGTCTATGTGAACAACGTGGGGGTGGAGGAATTGGGGGGGAAGCGGACCGCGCTCAAGGACGGAGACGAAGTGGCCTTGATCCCGGCCATGGCAGGGGGGGGCATACCTTTCAACGAAGAGCAGATCCGCCGTTACAGTCGTCATATCATCCTCCCTGAGGTGGGCGGAAAGGGGCAGCGCAAGCTCTTAAACAGTTCGGCGTTGCTCGTCGGGGCGGGCGGCCTGGGCTCTCCTGCGGCCCTCTATCTGGCCGCTGCCGGTGTCGGTCGCCTCGGCATCATTGATGCCGATGTGGTGGACCTGAGCAACCTGCAGCGACAGATTCTCCATCACATGGATGATGTGGGACGACCGAAGGTCGTCTCGGCGGTCGAGGCGATCGGCCAGATCAATCCCGACGTGAAGGTGGAGCCGATCCAAGCGGTTCTCTCCTCGGCGAACGCGAAGGAGGTCATCAGCCAGTATGACCTGGTCGTGAATGGCTGTGACAATTTTCCGACCCGATACCTGGTCAACGACGCCTGTGTATTCCTGAAGAAACCCCTCGTGGACGGGTCTATCTTCAAGTTCGAAGGCCAGGTCACGGTTTTTGTCCCCGGTCACGGCTGCTATCGCTGTCTGTACCCTGCGCCCCCTCCCCCAGGGCTGGTCCCAAGCTGTCAGGAGGCCGGTGTGCTGGGCGTGCTGTGCGGTATCGTCGGAAGTCTCCAGGCGATCGAAGCGATTAAACTGCTGCTTGGGATTGGCGACTCTCTGGCCGGGCGACTCCTCTTCTTCGATTCGTTGGGGATGGAGTTTCGGCAGGTCAAGGTACGGCGGGCCTCCGACTGCCCGGTTTGTGGAGACGATCCAACCATCACCGATCTGATCGATTATCACGAGTTTTGCGGAGTGCCGGGCGGTGGCCACTGA
- a CDS encoding YeeE/YedE family protein: protein MATEAANGAAMVRMIGLGLVVGVTFGYALQRGRFCMNSTFRDILLARDLTLLRAYLLALLIQMVGVRAMATLGLFGLGVTPFFWMATLFGGFVFGLGMAFSGGCVSGSSYRSGEGMVGSIIALLGFVFGITMTNDGVLEPVQAAFRSRVVEIDGQPATLDRLLGVNPWILVMTFVTVGGWWLLKSPAGGYQRGWSWMRSGITIGLIATAAWPISALTGREYGLSITEPIRTISGFLFTGDTSLLTWGSFMWVGLIAGAYVAARSHGEFAWRAPGAQRLLQALGGGLLMGMGAGIAGGCNIGHGLTGVPLFGLSSVTATLSIILGVWAGVYLLFGSVAFERGARSAQRA from the coding sequence GTGGCCACTGAGGCCGCGAACGGCGCAGCGATGGTCCGGATGATAGGCCTGGGTCTCGTCGTCGGGGTGACGTTCGGATACGCCCTGCAGCGCGGCCGCTTCTGTATGAACTCGACGTTTCGCGATATCCTGCTGGCGCGGGATCTTACCCTGCTGCGGGCCTATCTCCTGGCGCTGTTGATTCAGATGGTCGGAGTCAGGGCAATGGCGACGCTGGGTCTGTTCGGGTTGGGTGTCACACCGTTTTTCTGGATGGCGACGCTGTTCGGTGGATTCGTCTTTGGCCTTGGTATGGCCTTTTCCGGCGGGTGTGTGAGCGGGAGCAGTTACCGGTCAGGTGAGGGGATGGTGGGCTCGATTATCGCGCTGCTCGGATTTGTGTTTGGGATCACGATGACCAATGACGGCGTGCTCGAGCCGGTGCAAGCCGCCTTTCGGAGTCGGGTGGTTGAAATCGATGGGCAGCCTGCAACGCTGGATCGCCTCCTGGGCGTGAACCCATGGATACTGGTGATGACCTTTGTGACGGTTGGCGGATGGTGGCTTCTGAAGAGCCCGGCCGGCGGCTACCAGAGAGGGTGGAGTTGGATGAGGAGCGGGATCACCATCGGCCTGATCGCCACGGCTGCCTGGCCGATCTCAGCCCTGACCGGAAGAGAGTACGGTCTTTCCATTACCGAGCCGATCCGAACAATCTCGGGGTTTCTGTTCACGGGTGACACCTCTCTGCTCACTTGGGGGAGTTTTATGTGGGTGGGGCTCATCGCGGGCGCGTACGTGGCGGCGCGGTCGCATGGAGAGTTTGCCTGGCGCGCCCCTGGCGCTCAGCGTCTTCTCCAGGCTCTCGGGGGCGGTCTGCTGATGGGCATGGGGGCGGGTATTGCGGGTGGATGTAACATCGGTCATGGACTGACCGGGGTCCCGCTCTTTGGGCTGAGCAGTGTGACGGCGACCCTCAGTATTATCTTGGGAGTCTGGGCTGGGGTCTATCTGTTGTTTGGCAGTGTGGCGTTTGAGCGTGGGGCGCGAAGCGCCCAGCGGGCGTAG
- a CDS encoding sulfurtransferase TusA family protein — MMKHALDVTGEICPYPLMLTKQKMGEITAGEQLVVIVDYAKSVEDIPRWAKEEGHAVLAISEVGRTQWEIVLEKA; from the coding sequence ATGATGAAGCACGCTCTTGATGTGACTGGAGAGATTTGTCCGTATCCGTTGATGTTAACCAAACAGAAGATGGGGGAGATCACGGCCGGTGAACAACTGGTGGTGATTGTCGATTACGCGAAATCGGTCGAAGACATCCCCAGGTGGGCAAAAGAGGAAGGACATGCCGTCCTCGCCATCTCGGAAGTTGGCAGAACGCAGTGGGAAATCGTCCTGGAAAAAGCCTGA
- a CDS encoding sulfurtransferase TusA family protein, with translation MSRAPEQAAEILDLKGEVCPYTFVKTKLALEELQSGQTLRVIVDNSGSAANVPRSLTSEGYIVTDVTQLNDTDWAITVIKA, from the coding sequence ATGAGTAGGGCGCCTGAGCAGGCAGCCGAGATCCTTGATCTGAAGGGGGAGGTATGCCCCTACACGTTTGTGAAGACTAAATTGGCGCTGGAAGAGCTGCAAAGCGGTCAGACGCTGAGAGTCATCGTGGATAACTCCGGCTCTGCTGCGAACGTTCCCAGGAGCCTGACGAGTGAGGGATACATCGTGACAGATGTGACACAGCTCAATGACACTGACTGGGCGATCACGGTCATAAAGGCCTGA
- a CDS encoding cysteine synthase family protein — protein sequence MKSIDILDAIGHTPLIELPRMSPKKEVRIFAKLEGANPTGSLKDRIAKYMIEQAERSGALTADKTILEPTSGNTGIALAMIGRRKGYKVKVVIPENATPERRQLLEIFGAELIYSDGTKGSNGAIELAQKLVAQDPTLFMPFQYGNPANPLAHYETTGVEILNDLPEVDAFVAGLGTGGTLMGVGRRLKECNPKTKVIAVEPNPGDLVQGLRSLDEGFIPPILDTSLLDGKIMVDSRCAFAATKDLTNKEGIFAGVSSGAVVHVAMRTAHRMEKGNIVVILCDGGWKYVSLGVWHKEFPELGENMYSHLWW from the coding sequence ATGAAATCAATCGATATTCTTGATGCGATCGGGCACACGCCGCTGATCGAGCTGCCGCGGATGAGTCCCAAGAAAGAGGTTCGGATCTTCGCCAAGCTGGAGGGAGCGAACCCGACCGGTAGCTTGAAGGATCGAATCGCGAAGTACATGATCGAGCAGGCCGAGCGGAGCGGTGCACTCACGGCGGACAAAACGATTCTGGAGCCGACGAGCGGCAATACCGGCATTGCCCTGGCCATGATCGGACGGAGGAAGGGGTACAAGGTCAAGGTGGTGATCCCGGAAAACGCCACCCCGGAGCGACGTCAGCTCCTGGAGATCTTTGGCGCCGAGTTGATCTATTCCGATGGGACGAAAGGGAGCAACGGTGCCATTGAGTTGGCTCAAAAGCTGGTGGCGCAGGATCCAACCCTTTTCATGCCCTTTCAGTACGGCAATCCGGCCAACCCTCTGGCCCACTATGAAACGACCGGGGTGGAGATCCTGAACGACCTCCCGGAGGTCGATGCCTTTGTAGCCGGTCTTGGGACCGGCGGAACTCTGATGGGCGTGGGGAGACGGCTGAAGGAATGTAACCCCAAGACCAAGGTCATTGCCGTGGAGCCGAATCCGGGCGATCTGGTCCAGGGGCTTCGCAGCCTGGACGAAGGTTTCATTCCCCCGATCCTTGACACCAGCCTCCTGGACGGCAAAATTATGGTCGATTCCCGCTGCGCCTTTGCCGCCACCAAAGATCTGACCAACAAGGAAGGGATCTTTGCCGGCGTGTCCTCTGGAGCGGTCGTTCATGTGGCGATGCGAACGGCGCATCGAATGGAGAAGGGCAACATCGTGGTGATCCTCTGCGATGGCGGGTGGAAGTATGTGAGTCTGGGTGTCTGGCACAAGGAGTTTCCGGAGCTGGGCGAGAACATGTACAGTCACCTCTGGTGGTAG
- a CDS encoding M67 family metallopeptidase, whose product MGLTQSELDDVFAHAEESYPDEACGIVIGKPGDPDTNIVRRCANLANQYHQDDPIRYPRDAKTAYIMDPKDLLRIQSEADAKGLEFVLIYHSHPDHDAYFSETDRELALFDGEPVWPRLQYLVVSVKHGKVSYFKVFRWDSSVKQFTGEPSAALQCND is encoded by the coding sequence ATGGGCCTCACGCAATCGGAGCTGGATGACGTCTTTGCTCATGCCGAAGAGTCGTATCCGGACGAGGCCTGCGGAATCGTCATAGGCAAGCCGGGCGATCCGGATACGAACATTGTCCGCAGATGCGCGAATCTTGCGAACCAGTATCACCAGGACGATCCAATTCGTTATCCGAGAGATGCAAAGACCGCCTACATCATGGACCCGAAGGACCTTCTGCGGATTCAGAGTGAAGCCGATGCCAAAGGTCTCGAATTCGTTCTTATCTACCATTCACACCCCGATCATGACGCCTACTTTTCCGAGACCGATCGAGAGTTGGCGCTGTTCGATGGTGAACCAGTGTGGCCCAGACTTCAATATCTCGTGGTGTCAGTGAAACACGGTAAGGTGTCGTACTTCAAGGTCTTCAGGTGGGATTCTAGCGTAAAGCAGTTTACAGGAGAACCATCTGCTGCTCTTCAGTGCAACGACTAG
- a CDS encoding sulfite exporter TauE/SafE family protein yields the protein MMNLDIGQITLIGITLFAATVNGALGYGFSSLTVPVALIFYSNRILNPALVLVEVALNSYVLLVNRRSIPKIWKRVLPIVCGLIPGVIAGSYALSMAGPEWLKLITYLIVLPLILLQAAGVRRPIRSEHLIGVPFGAGVGVLYSTTTISGPPLALLFNNQGFVKGEFRAAIGLIRIVESTVTATAYYYLGVYTAASTGLLSSIIPSVIIGIPIGAYVIRQMNAETFRRICMSFDTWVVGFGLSKVLIELGLLTSPRAYSVWLGVVFIDLFLLYGFFTRGPEIAAAALAVDVADGSPRLLHQKTPTVTQDDLST from the coding sequence ATGATGAATCTCGACATCGGGCAAATTACGCTTATAGGTATCACGCTCTTTGCGGCCACCGTGAATGGGGCACTGGGATACGGATTTTCATCGCTGACCGTCCCCGTTGCCCTCATCTTTTATTCCAACAGGATCTTGAACCCTGCCCTGGTATTGGTGGAGGTGGCGCTCAATAGCTACGTGCTGCTCGTCAATCGGCGGAGCATCCCAAAGATCTGGAAGAGGGTACTGCCGATCGTGTGCGGCCTTATTCCAGGCGTCATCGCGGGGAGCTATGCCCTCTCGATGGCGGGCCCGGAATGGCTCAAGCTGATCACGTATCTCATCGTACTGCCGTTGATCCTGCTGCAGGCGGCAGGAGTCAGGCGGCCGATTCGGTCCGAACATCTCATTGGTGTCCCGTTCGGCGCCGGCGTTGGCGTTCTCTATTCAACAACCACTATCTCCGGTCCTCCGTTGGCGCTCCTGTTCAATAACCAGGGCTTTGTCAAAGGTGAGTTTCGAGCCGCCATTGGCCTGATCAGAATAGTCGAATCAACCGTGACAGCGACTGCGTATTACTACCTGGGAGTGTACACTGCGGCGAGTACGGGGCTCCTTTCGTCGATCATCCCCAGCGTTATCATTGGAATTCCGATAGGGGCCTACGTCATCAGGCAGATGAATGCTGAGACGTTCAGAAGAATCTGCATGAGCTTCGATACCTGGGTAGTGGGCTTCGGCTTATCGAAGGTGTTGATCGAGCTGGGGTTGCTCACAAGCCCACGTGCCTACAGTGTCTGGCTGGGCGTTGTCTTTATTGATCTCTTTTTACTCTATGGCTTCTTTACGAGGGGGCCGGAGATCGCGGCGGCCGCCTTGGCTGTCGATGTTGCTGACGGTAGTCCAAGGCTTCTACATCAAAAAACGCCGACCGTCACTCAGGATGATCTGTCTACATGA